AAACGCTGCTAAGCCGTGCCGGTTTCTGCTGAGTTTCTTGCTAAAGATGCCAAACACGTCAGGTTTGAATCCGTCAATTTTTTCGGCAGGCATGCGGTATAATTTAAACTCTCCGTTCCGCGTATACGATACCTCTCGAACCGTTTCCGAAAAAGCGACCAGTATAAAGTTTCGGACGGTTTCATCTTCTACTTTGTTAATCCAATCACGTAGGTAAGCGAGACATCTGATGGACTCTTCGGAGAACCAATACGCCAGGTTGAAGATATTAGGAATCGGAGCGTCAGGGATATTGCCTTCCTGGAATTCAATCTGAAAGAGATGATCGTTCAGCGTATTTAGTGTTTCGTCTAAAGTCGACAGACAAGTTTGTGTTGACTTGGCGGTTGCTATCAGGCGTACGAGGGGATTAATATCGCATCCGACGCTGTGCATACCGAATAGGGACGCTTCAACCAGAGAGGTACCGGTGCCACAATAGGGGTCAAGCAGCCATCCGCGTTCTACGCCGTAGGTTTTCAGAAGTTTCCGGGCTATTTGCGGAATCATCATTGCCGGGTAGGTGTGGAAGCAGTGGGTGTACTCTTTGGTATCAGCATTCTGAAGATCCCAAGTTTCGTCTCTGTATTTCAGATTTCCTCTTTGCATTTTCGAAGGTTTCTAATCAGTGGATAAAACCCGCGTTAAAATTTGGTTCACCAGTTGCGGATTTGCTTTTCCGCGGGTGGCGCGCATGACTTGCCCGACGAGGAATCCGATCGCTTTCTTCGTGCCGTCACGGTAATCTTGGGCGGGACCGGGATTTTCTTCTACAACCTGTAGCACAATGGCTTCTATCTCTGAGGTATCCGTAATCTGCGCTAATCCCTTTTCCGCGACAATCTCTTTCGGCATTTTGCCCGTCTCAAAGGCATCGTCAAGCACAGATTTGGCGATTTTGCCGCTGATGGTCGCGTTATCAATCAATTGGATGAGTTCACTGAGGTGTGCTGGCGTGACTTTAGAATCTTGAATCTCAATTTCTGCGGTATTGAGGAGCCGGGTTAGGTCGCCCATGATCCAGTTCGCACAGGTCGTCGGTTCATCGCTGAGTTGTGCGGCTTTGTCAAAGAATTCGGCGAGGGTTCGGGTGGTCGTCAGGAGCTCGGCGTTTTCGGCGGAGATGCCGTAATCCGCAATAAAACGTTTGCGCCGTGCGGCGGGGAGTTCGGGGAGCGTCGGTTGGACTTCCTGAATCCATTCATCACTTATCTGGACATGAACGAGATCGGGTTCGGGGAAATAGCGATAGTCGTCTGCTTCCTCCTTGCCACGCATCGCCACCGTTTTACCCGTGCTTGGATCAAATAGGAGTGTTTCTTGAACGACCTCTTCACCGGCATCTAAAATCCGTGCCTGCCGTTTTACCTCATACTCCATCGCATCAATCAGTTCTTGGAACGAGTTTTTGTTTTTAATCTCTGTACGCGTGCCTAACTCTTTACTGCCCTTGGGTCGTAGGGAGAGGTTCGGTTCGCATCGCAGGCTCCCTTCTTCCATGTTGCAATCGCTGACTTCAATATATTCTAAGATCTCTTTAACGGCTCGGCAATAGGCGATTGCCTCTTCGGGGGAGTGCAGTTCAGGTTCGCTTACGATTTCAAGGAGCGGTACACCGGCGCGATTGAAGTCCATGAAACTACGGGTCGGATCGCCTGTAACTTCGGCGTGGATAGATTTTCCTGCGTCCTCTTCAAGATGGATTCTACGGAGTGCGACAGTCCGAGGTTCGCCATCAAATTCAAACGTTACCTGCCCATTTTGACATAACGGGATGTCATATTGCGAGATCTGGTAGTTCTTCGGCAGGTCTGGATAGAAATAGTTCTTCCGATCAAATTTACTGGCGGTTGTGATTTCGCAGCCCATCGCCAGTCCTGATCGAACTGCGAACTCAACGGCACGTCTATTGATGACCGGTAATGTTCCGGGCATCCCTAAGCAAATTGGGCATGTACAATCATTCGCTGATGCCCCGAAAGTATAAGCGCAGTTGCAGAAAAGTTTACTTTCTGTGCATAATTCAGCATGAATTTCTAAACCGATAACTATTTCATATTTGTCCATGGATTTACTCTCGTTTTAGATGCCTGCTATGATAAACAGCGCGAGCACCCCCTGATATCCAAAGCGGGACACTCGCGCCAGAATAAAATAAGAATCTCCTATAAACCGTTCTCCGACAACTCGTTGACAACGGTGACGTTCGCTTCTACCTCGCTCTCCGAGGTCATGCCGATCGTCATAGCGTGGACACAGGGGAGTCCCATCACGAATTCGATTGCTTCGCGTTGGCTCTCCGCGTCTTTTGCCAATTTCCCCATACCTAAGACTTTCATGCCATAAATCCCTTTGCCAGCAAACGCCATCTGTTCCATCGTTCGGATGACATCTGCGGGGGACGCGTCCATGCTAACACCGGCGTGATTAATTCGCGCCAAAACAACCTCAACCCATTCCATCATCGCGGATGTCTGGAATGCGCCATAGTCGTGACAAGAGACACCGTGCGAGCGGATCAAACCTTGCTCTTTACAACGGACGAGTGCTTCCATTGCCTCTGGGTAGCGTTGTGGCCAATCTACTTGTGTGAGGCAGTGGAGCAGCACAATATCCACATAATCGGAACCAATTTCTTTGAGGAACCGCTTCACGTCTGCTTCCACCGTCTCCCGTGTGCGGGATGTTGTCTTTGTGGTGATAGTGACACTTTCTCGCGGCAGCTCTTCAAGTGCTGCCTTGACGTGTGGATGGCTACCATATTGGTCGGCGGAATCCCAAAACGTTACACCTTTTTCATAAGAAAACAGCAATAGATCTCGAAAGGTTTCAAACCCCAAATCCGTCTGGTTTGAACGCCCATTCCAACCATTCGATCCGGTGCCTATAGCAAGCCGTGAGACATTTAAACCTGTTTTCCCCAGTGCTACAATTTCCATTAAATTTCTCCTTACTGCTCAAGATGTGCTTCAATCTAAATCCTCAGTCGGTTAAGTCTAAGTTAAAGTGTAACATAACGACCCAAAATTTGGCAAGTGATTTCTACGATTTATCAACGTGTCTACTCTTGTTCACTTTTTTGTTGCTTTTTGCCGATAATAAACGTTACAATTGAAAGTTAAAAGGCAAAACCCATCATCGGTCTATTGAATCTATCTGAAGTGATATGAGGAGGATTCAAATAAGGAGTGAAATGAAATATATAAATTTCTTTAGCAGAAACCGAACGCAGTTTAGCGAAAGAACAAACCCGGGCATTATATTAGATGCCACTATAATCCATAATTTTTTTTGGGGTTTGCTTCTACTGGCTTGTAGCTGCTTTGCAGGGGCGACGCTGGCTTCCGCGGAAGAAGCGCGTAGTGATGCGTGGGGCGAAGCCTTTACGCTCATTGATAAAGGGGAACGCAGACGCGCCGTTTCAAAACTCGAAAGTTTATTGCAATCGGATCTGCCCGAGTCGGATAAGCTTAGAATCCATCATGCGCTCGGTTATAACTATGAGAAGCTTCGGAATCGCCCAAAAGCGGTTGGGCACTATGCGCGGGTCGCTTCGCTGAGTTATCCATTGGCAGATTGCGCTGTCTACCGTCTTGCTCAACTTTACGAAAGTATGAATAACGGGGAACGGGCAATAAAGTGGTATACGCAACTCGTCAAGAATTATCCGACGAGTTTTTATGGCGCAGCGGCGAAATGGACTTTAGGGCAGTTACACCTTGAGCGGAAAGAATATGAAACTGCGAAGTCGTACTTAGTAGACCTCGTTAAACATCCGCAATATGCGAGAGAGGCGACTTTTGCTTTCGCGCGCTGTGATGAAGGATTGGGTAATGTTTCTGATGCGTTTAATACTTATCGTGAACTTATTAAAGAAAAGCAGTCGTATAGCGTTGCGGAAGAGTCACTCGGTCGGTTGAAGCTGCTTGCCAGAAGCCATAAATCGCTAAAACTTACGCCAACAGATCGACTTAATTGTGGTATGGTGTTTTTCTCCAATAGGCAATGGCGGTCTGCCGTGAGTGAATTGGCACTGATACCTAAAACTGCAGGTTTGGAGATGCGGGCGCATGCGCTTTACCTGACTGGGCGAAGTAACCGAGGCCGAAAGTGGCCGAATACGGCGATTAAGAACTTTAACGCCGTGATTGCCCTTGGCGGCAAGAACAGTTACATACCACGTGCTGCCTATCAGATAGCGCAGTGCTATCGGCAGAAGGGGCATCTGAAAACAGCGGTCAGTAGACTTGAGACCTTTGTAAAAACCTATCCTGAGAACGAATTAGTTGATGATGCGTTGTACGATATCGCGCAGATTCGAGAGAAACGGGATCAATCAGAGTTAGCACTGGATGCGTATTCACGTTTAATCAAAGTCGCGCCAAACAGCCCATACGCGGACGTGGCGGCATGGCGAACGGGTTGGCAGCGTTTTGACGAGCGTCGCTATGAAGAAAGTTACAACGCTTTCAAAGGCTTGAAGGAGCACTTCCCCGGCAATCGCTACGCAATGGGTGCGCATTTTTGGATGGCAAAGATACGTGAACGTCAAAACAAACCCGAGTTTGCCCGGAAACTATACAAGGAAGTAGCAGAGGCGCGATATTGGTACTACTCCGCAAGGGCAAAAGCGATTTTGGGAGTAGGTGGCTCCGAACTGGAACCGAAAGCCGTCCAAGATGCGGATATACCGGAGCGTCAGGCATGTCCGTCCCAGGTGCAAATGTTAATGGAACTGAGACTTTATGAAGACGCTATCCCGCAATTGGATCACCACATTAACACAACTTCGTTCCCGGAACAGAGATGTTTTCATGATTTGATTGCGTGTTATGAAGGGCTCGCGATGTACGATAAAGCGCGGAAGGTAACTGAAAAATCGCTTGAGAGTTCCGCTTTCGCGAATGCGACACGCGCGGATTTGGAAAAACTCCAACATAAACTCTACCCGCGCTACTATGCCGACGCTGTTGACAAGTATGCCAAGATGTATAACGTTGATACTTTCTTAATTGCGGCAATGATTCTGGAAGAAAGTCGGTACAATGCTGAGGCAGTGAGTTGGGCGGGTGCGATTGGACTTATGCAGATCATGCCTGCTACTGGGAGAGAACTCGCCCAGAAACTTAAGATTCGACGGTTCCGTACTTCAATGCTTAAGCAACCGGATATTAATATTCGGATGGGGACGAAGTATATTGGCGAACTCAACTCATGGTTTGATGGCAATTCGCTGCTGGTAATAGGGGCGTATAACGGTGGACCCGGGCGGATGGAGCGATGGGTATCAACGAAAAACATTAAGGATATTGACCTATTCGTTGAGAAAATTACGATTCGGGAAACTCGGCTTCATATCAAGAAGGTTATTGACAGTTACGATAATTATGTCGAAATTTATCGGAAAACTGATGAACCGCCCGCGGTGAATTCGGCAACGGAGATCGGGCAAAAGCGATTAGAAGGCTTTTGAGTGTCGATAGTCTAACGGACTATCACAAGGAAATCGCTTCGGTGGTGTTGTCACGTGTAATGAGAATACGCCGTTGCCATTCGGTATCGTTTTGTGTCGGAAAATCGGCACGGTAATGGGCACCGCGGCTTTCCGTGCGGGCGAGTGCAGATTGCGTTATCATCAAGGCGACGTTGAGCATATTAACTGTTTCTACCGTCGCTACGTCTGCGACTTCCGGATTTGTTAGCACACTCCCTAAACTTTCCATTAAATCTTGCAATTCGGCGAGGGTTTCTTGTAAGCCCTCGCCGTTTCGTTCGATGCTAACATTCTTCCAGAGCGTCTCGCGAATGACATCTTTGATTGATTCTGTAGAATAGTTATCGGTTTTCAGTTTTCGGTTATCAGTTAAAGCGTCTCTTGTGGTAGCCCCAAAACCCTCTTGTAACTGTCCACTGATAACTGGGGCCTGATAACTATTTGCAAATATTGCAGCGTTTGTGCCAGCGCGGGCACCGTAGACGAGGCATTCAAGCAGAGAGTTGCTTGCTAAGCGATTCGCACCGTGGACACCCGTACATGCTACTTCTCCACAAGCATAAAGCCCTTTGAGATTTGTTTGTGTATCTGTATTGGTGCGGATGCCGCCCATCATAAAGTGTGCGCCGGGACGGACGGGGATTAAGTCCACGTTAATATTGAGTCCGTAGCGTTTTGTGGTATCGGAGATGGTCGGAAATCGTTCAAGGATAAAATCTTCGGATTCATGGGTAATATCAAGGAAAACGCACGGGAATCCGGTCGAGTCCATCTCGCTTTGAATGGCGCGGCTCACAACATCCCGTGGGGCAAGTTCACCTTTCTCGTGATATTTCTCCATAAAGCGTTCACCACGAATGCTCAGAAGTTTGCCACCTTCCCCTCTAACCGCTTCTGAGATCAAAAAGTTAGGTGCCCCGTCTAAGAAAAGCGTTGTTGGATGAAATTGGACGAATTCCATATCTATCATTTCGCATCCGGCGCGCCATGCTGCAGCGAATCCGTCGCCAGTCGCTACTTTTGGGTTAGACGTACACGGGTAAATCCGTCCAAGCCCACCGGTCGCGAGAATTGTGGCTTTGGCGCGAATACAGGCGACCTGTTCTTCTACAATTGCCGTAACACCATAGCATGTAGGTGTCTCCTCGCTCGCTAACTTGACATCCGCGTCGGTCAGCAAGTCAATGGCGAATGTATTTTGCAGGACGTGAATGCGTTCCGTATTTAGTACGCGTTGGATAAGGACATCCGTCGTTTCACGACCTGTTGCGTCGCCTTTATGTACAATTCGACGGCGGCTGTGAGCGGCTTCTCGTGTAAAGCGCGGCAGGGTTCCTTCCCAATCGAAGTTCGCACCCCAGTCTAATAGTTCGCCAACGCGTGGAATACCTTCAGATACCATCATCTCAACGGCTTCCACATTGCAGAGACCGGCACCCGCTGCACAGGTATCCTTTATGTGCAAGGCGATCGTATCATCGAGGTTCATAGCAACAGCGATCCCACCTTGGGCATAGTGTGTGTTACTCTCTGTCAATGTCGTTTTGGTAATTAACGTCACATTCGCGTGTTCACTCGCAGCGAGAGCCGCGCGTAACCCAGCGGCACCACTACCGATGATAAGCACATCGGTGTCCCAACTCAAAAGCCCCTCTGAATTCATCGCAGATGTTGGATTTTCCATGTTTTTAAATTACCTTGCGGTGGGTCAAAGGCTTTGACGTATCTAAAGTGTGTGTACAAATGCCGTCCCTCCATTTCATTACGGGACTATGTTTGTGATTGTTTATCAGAATGCACAGAAAATTCAAAACTGAGCCGGTACTTTTGGTGCAAAACTTTCACTGACCGGTACGACTTTTCCAGTGCCAGTAGCAATGAGCGTGCCATCACTGAGCGTAACCTCTGCTTTTGCTTCCACTAACCTTTTGGAAACCTTCGTACGCTCGGCAGAGACAAGGAGTTTCACCCCCGTTGGTGCTGGATTACGAAAACGGACCTCGAGTTGCGCTGTTACTGCGGGCTGATCGAAGGTGCCTATTCCGACGTAGGTAATCGCTTCATCTAACAGGGTACTGAGGATACCTCCGTGTAGAATGTTTGCCCAACCTTGCAAGTGTTCAGCGGGTGTACATTCAATGCGGACAGAGGCACCATCACCTATAATTTCAGGTTTTACCTGAAAGCCGAATGGGTTTTTCATACCGCAAACAAAGCAGTTGTCATTGTTTTCAATCGCCATTTTCACTTCCTGATTCGGTAAGCATAGCGAGGCTCCGTGCTAATTTGTCTTGCTCTGTCAACAACCGTTGAAGTTGTGCCTTCTTTTGTGCAACGACTTTTTCCGGTGCCCGCTGAACGAAGTTTGGATTATCTAACGTCTTTTGTGCCGACACAACGTCCTTCGTTGCTTGTTGATGGCGTTTGCTAAGCCTTGCGTGTTCGGCATCGAGATCTATGACATCTGCAAGCGGAATATAAATAGCGAGTTCTCCGATAACCGCTTCAGCAGCGGCGGGAGGTTTTTGCAGAGATTCAGCGATAGTGATGTCAGCTACCCGTGTGAAAGCCGGTAAGTACTGTGATAGATATGTTTCGAGTCGCTCACGCACTTCACTGTTTGGTGATTGGATATGAACTTCTACAGACGCTCCAATCGGAACGTTCAACTCACCTCGGATGCTGCGGATACTCTCAATGACTTCCGTGAGCGTCGCCATAGTGGTTTCTGCGGTTGAATTTTCGCCTGTTGGCTCTGGCCAAGGGGCAATAGTTACTGACTTATCGTCCTGCGTTCTATTGCGCGGGAGTTGTTGCCAAATTTCTTCGGTTAGGAAGGGCATGAGCGGGTGGAGGAGCCGCATTGTCTGCTCCAAAACGTCTGCAGCTACCCAGAGTGCCGCTGGTTCGTCTTGCGCAATTCGCTGTTTGGTGAATTCGAGATACCAATCACAGAATTCGTGCCAAAGGAAAGCATAGAGCGTTTGTGTCGCTTCGTAGAAACGGAAGTTTTCGAGGGCATCGGTTGTTGTTTTAATAGTATGGCTGAGCCGACTCCGTATCCACGTTATTTCGAGCGTTTCTTGTTCGGTCTCTATGGCATCCACTTCCGTGGGAATGGGATGTTTTTCTAAATTCATCAGGATGAACCGGGCAGCGTTCCAGATTTTATTGGCGAAGCGTCTACCTGACTCAATCTGCGATTCTGAGAGCGAGACATAAGGGATTGGTGTGCTTACATTTGCAAGGGCGAAGCGGAATGCGTCTGTCCCGTAAGTGTCGATTGTCTCTAACGGGTCGATGGTGTTTCCTTTCGATTTGCTCATCTTTTGCCCCTTTTCGTCGGCGACAAGCCCATGCAAATAGACGGTTCGGAAGGGTACCTCGTCCATACATCCGAGTCCTAACATTATCATTCTCGATACCCAGAAGAAGAGGATGTCCCAACCGCTGACCAGAACAGATGTCGGATAAAAAGTTTTCAATTCTTCCGTCTCTTCTGGCCAGCCCATGGTGGAGAAGGGCCACAGCCCGGAGCTGAACCATGTATCAAGAACATCTTCATCTTGGCGGAAATCAGAGGCACCACACTTGCATTGCTGTGGCGTTTCCATGGCAACAGTAACTGCCTCACATGCGTTACAGTACCATATCGGGAGTTGATGTCCCCACCAACGCTGACGTGAGATCGGCCAAGGTTCGATAATCTCCATCCAGTGATAGAAGCGATCGGTCTCGCGTTCTGGAATGAACCGGACTTCGCCCTTTTGGGTCGCTTCTATGGCGCGTTGTGCGAGCGGGCGGACATTCATGAACCATTGCAATGATATAGCGGGTTCGACAATCGTACCGCACCGGTCGTGATGGCCAACGGCGTGCCGATGCGGTACAATTTTGACGAGGTAATCTAAGTTCTGCAAATCTTCGACGACCCGTTTGCGACACTCCCATCGGGATAAACCGACATATTTTTCGGGTGCCGCTTCGCTGATATGTCCATCTTGCGTGAAGATCGTACGCTGTTCGAGTTCGTGCCGCAATCCGATTTCATAATCATTAGGATCGTGTGCGGGCGTTACTTTCAAAGCGCCGGTCCCAAATTCTCTATCCACGTAAGCATCGGCGATTATCGGAATTTCCCTGTCACAGAGGGGTAGGTGTGCTGTCTTTCCAATGACATGCTGATACCGCTCATCGTCGGGATGCACAGCGACAGCCGTGTCGCCTAACATAGTCTCTGGGCGCGTCGTGGCGATTTCAAGGACAACATCACTGTCTTTCACAGGATAGCGGATGTGGTAAAAGTTGCCGTCTATCTCAATCGGTTCCACTTCAAGGTTACTGATAGCCGTGTTGCACTCTGGGCACCAATTGACCATGTAGGTGTCGCGATAGATGAGTCCCTGATTATAGAGTTTGACAAACGCGGTGCGAACGGCTTTCGAGAGTCCTTCATCAAGTGTGAAACGCTCACGTTTCCAGTCACAAGAGCATCCGAGTTGTTGAAGTTGTGAGACGATATAGCCAGCAGATTCGGCTTTCCATTGCCACATCCGCTCGGTGAATTTTTCTCTGCCGAGTTCAATTCGACTTGTCCCTTCCTCGGCGAGTTTTCGTTCCATGATGAGTTCAGTAACAATACCGGCGTGGTCGGTTCCGGGCATCCAGAGCGTGTTATACCCTTGCATGCGCCGCCATCGGATGAGGCAATCTTGGAGCGTATTATCAAGTGCGTGTCCGATGTGGAGACTACCTGTAATATTCGGCGGCGGAATCACGATTGCGTAAGCCTGTTTCTCGGAGGTTGCCGCCGCGTGGAAGTAGTCATTTTTTTGCCAAAATTGGTACCATTTCCCCTCAATTTCTTGAGGGGCATAGATTTTTGGGAGATTTGTCATTTTTTCGTTGTCAGTTATCAGTTGTCAGTTATCGGTTAAGAGATTTTCGTTTAAGAACAGTTTCCTCTCGTAACTGATCATCGATAACCATTAGGTAAAGAGGGGTTCTACCCACCCGTATGTCCCCTGCTCCATTTCATAAAGTAAATTGACTTGCCGGGTTTCCGCGTTTAAAAACAGCAGAAATACGGTATTTGAGGCTTGGAGTTCCGTTGCGGCTTCCGCGACCGTCAGTGGTTTCGCTGCAAATTTCTCCTGCGTCGCTACGATGACAGGTGCGTCAGTCCCATCAGGGTCTATTACGGTTTCCACGCTGTCTGGGTTGAGCTGGGCGACCACTTCGCGATGTGGTGCATTATGCCGTCGGTCTTTAACTCTATCCTTGTAGCGACGGACCTGACTGATAATCTTATCTGTTACAGTATCTAATGCCGACAGAATCTCATGCGTTTCACTTTTCGCATAGAACGAGACGCGTGGTGCTGTCACTATCATCTCGGCATCAAATCGATTTTTCTCGGATTTGAGAACGACGTTCAGTTCCTGCATATCTCCGAAACGGGTTTCAATTTTGTCGGCACGTTTTAGGATGTATGCATGAATATCATCAGTAATTTTTAGGTTATGTCCGGAATAGGTTATTTTCATTTTCATTCTCCCTTCTTTTATAGATGACGGAACAAGGCAAAAAGTAGTTTTCGGTTTCAGTTCGGTTTTCTCTCACTGCGAGGCATGAAAACCCTTTCAGTTTTCAGAAAGAGACTTTGAAATTATCAAAAACCTCTTAACTAACAACTGACAACTAATATTAATAATCCTGAAAACGCATCCCCTCTCGTCGGACATTCAATCAATGCGTACGATTCCCTGCGTGGACAGCGGACCTTTCACGTGATGTCGGAATACCTAACTCGTCCCGATATTTCTGAACAGTCCGCCTCGCTAATAGAATCCCTTTTGTTTTTAGGGCATTACTGATCGCTTGATCACTCAGCGGTTTGTTCGGTGTCTCAGCATCGACCATCTCTTGAATGAGGTTTTTCACTTGTTTGGCAGAGATCGCTTCGCCTTGTGTTGTTGCTAATTCATTACTAAAGAAAAATCGTAGCGGATACATGCCGTGTGGCGTTTGCACGTATTTATTGCTTGTCACTCGACTGACAGTTGATTCGTGGACTCCTATTCTGTCAGCAATCGTTTTGAGTGTTAAAGGTTTGATGCTTTTAACCCCTTTTGTCAGGAATTCTGTCTGTACCTCAAAAATTGCCTCGGTGACTCGGGCGATTGTGCTACCGCGCTGGGCAAGGCTGCTGAGCAAATTTGAGGCATCACGATAGCGTTTTTCTATCCATTCCTTTGCCTCAGTATCAAGCGTATCTTGCCGATTTCGCATCAGATTGAGATAGTAAGGATTTATCTGTAAGCGGGGTATATAGCTGTCTACAGAGATAGCCTGATATTTGCCGTTGAGGTACTGTATCTCCACGTCTGGCGTAATGGTGTCCGCATGAGAACTTTTCTTAAGCGAGTGCGTCATTGGATCGGTGAAGTAGCGACCTGGATAAGGCGACAGTCTTCCTATCCACTTGACAACTGTATCAATAACCACGATGTCAATTTTTAATGCCTTTGCGATGCAGTGCCATTGCTGATTGAGAAAAGCGTCGAAGTAGTTTTCGATAATCTCTTGTGCGAGAGATTGCACAAACATCTTTTGATTTCCAAAACTTTCACACTGCCACAGTTCTCCGTCCAAGTTTTCCGCGACTGCGCGTATCTCTTCTGGCTTCTGATTGCGTATCTGAATGAGCAATGCCTCTCTTGTATCTCGATGTGCGATACCGAGGGGTTCAAAGTTGTCTTGTATCTCGCGAAGCACAGTTTCAACGAGGGTCGTTTCACATCCGACGGCTTCGGCAATATCTTCCAACGTGAGTTGATAGACATTCAGAGTGGGTTTGCAATTTCCGAATGTATGTTCATATATGATGGTATAAGTCTTGTTATTGTCTGGATCGTTGATTTGCCATGTGCAGTTTATAGGTGCCCCTTCGTTTTCGGCGGACGCGCGCGTTGTCTTTTTCCTTGCGATTGTAGCGGTTTTTGAAAATGTGATATTATTATTACCCGTTGCGGCTTGTAAACCTTTTTGAATGATAGTGTGTAATTCTGCTGAGATCTCTCCTGCATTCAATGTGGTTAAGGACTCGCAGGGAATTTGAAACAGTTTGAGTTCCAGTTTCCCATCGTCGTTCAAGTTCCCAAGAATGTGTTCTGCAATAGTGTGTTCCATCTCCGTCCTGATGATATCGGCAGAAGCAAGGTCAAGTTGCTCAGCAAGGTGATCGTGCAGGGAACACTCGTATACGACATCTGGCGGCGGTTCATCAGGGTCTGCGTGTTTAGTATTCATTCGGTCACTGAGCGAGATGCGGTCCTCAAAAGCCATTTCCCAATCAATATCAACAGCGGTATCTTCCTGATCAAGATTGCCTTCAGGCTCGTTCCATTCGGGTGTTGGGTCTAATTCTTCTTCAAGGGTAGGTACGACTTCGTCATCGTCTTCAAGTTCAAGAAACGGATTCTGCTCAAGTTCTTGGCGAATAAAATGTGTTAGTTCTTGCAGCGGCATATTCAGCACTTTAAGTGCTTGCTGTAACCTGGGCGTGATAGACGTTTTTTGCGTCAGCTGAGGGGTCTGGGTAAGTTGCGCTTTGTACATTTCATGCGTCTCTTTCGGTGTTGCTGCAGCGGTGCTACTCTACCCGATAGGAGAAATTGTGTCCAAAATAGAGATCTCTCGCTATTGGGTCGTTAACGAGTTCTGTAGGCGTCCCAGCGAGCGTAATTTTTCCATCAACAATGATGTATGCCCTGTCAAC
This window of the Candidatus Poribacteria bacterium genome carries:
- a CDS encoding transglycosylase SLT domain-containing protein; translated protein: MKYINFFSRNRTQFSERTNPGIILDATIIHNFFWGLLLLACSCFAGATLASAEEARSDAWGEAFTLIDKGERRRAVSKLESLLQSDLPESDKLRIHHALGYNYEKLRNRPKAVGHYARVASLSYPLADCAVYRLAQLYESMNNGERAIKWYTQLVKNYPTSFYGAAAKWTLGQLHLERKEYETAKSYLVDLVKHPQYAREATFAFARCDEGLGNVSDAFNTYRELIKEKQSYSVAEESLGRLKLLARSHKSLKLTPTDRLNCGMVFFSNRQWRSAVSELALIPKTAGLEMRAHALYLTGRSNRGRKWPNTAIKNFNAVIALGGKNSYIPRAAYQIAQCYRQKGHLKTAVSRLETFVKTYPENELVDDALYDIAQIREKRDQSELALDAYSRLIKVAPNSPYADVAAWRTGWQRFDERRYEESYNAFKGLKEHFPGNRYAMGAHFWMAKIRERQNKPEFARKLYKEVAEARYWYYSARAKAILGVGGSELEPKAVQDADIPERQACPSQVQMLMELRLYEDAIPQLDHHINTTSFPEQRCFHDLIACYEGLAMYDKARKVTEKSLESSAFANATRADLEKLQHKLYPRYYADAVDKYAKMYNVDTFLIAAMILEESRYNAEAVSWAGAIGLMQIMPATGRELAQKLKIRRFRTSMLKQPDINIRMGTKYIGELNSWFDGNSLLVIGAYNGGPGRMERWVSTKNIKDIDLFVEKITIRETRLHIKKVIDSYDNYVEIYRKTDEPPAVNSATEIGQKRLEGF
- the gatB gene encoding Asp-tRNA(Asn)/Glu-tRNA(Gln) amidotransferase subunit GatB; translated protein: MDKYEIVIGLEIHAELCTESKLFCNCAYTFGASANDCTCPICLGMPGTLPVINRRAVEFAVRSGLAMGCEITTASKFDRKNYFYPDLPKNYQISQYDIPLCQNGQVTFEFDGEPRTVALRRIHLEEDAGKSIHAEVTGDPTRSFMDFNRAGVPLLEIVSEPELHSPEEAIAYCRAVKEILEYIEVSDCNMEEGSLRCEPNLSLRPKGSKELGTRTEIKNKNSFQELIDAMEYEVKRQARILDAGEEVVQETLLFDPSTGKTVAMRGKEEADDYRYFPEPDLVHVQISDEWIQEVQPTLPELPAARRKRFIADYGISAENAELLTTTRTLAEFFDKAAQLSDEPTTCANWIMGDLTRLLNTAEIEIQDSKVTPAHLSELIQLIDNATISGKIAKSVLDDAFETGKMPKEIVAEKGLAQITDTSEIEAIVLQVVEENPGPAQDYRDGTKKAIGFLVGQVMRATRGKANPQLVNQILTRVLSTD
- the nadB gene encoding L-aspartate oxidase, encoding MENPTSAMNSEGLLSWDTDVLIIGSGAAGLRAALAASEHANVTLITKTTLTESNTHYAQGGIAVAMNLDDTIALHIKDTCAAGAGLCNVEAVEMMVSEGIPRVGELLDWGANFDWEGTLPRFTREAAHSRRRIVHKGDATGRETTDVLIQRVLNTERIHVLQNTFAIDLLTDADVKLASEETPTCYGVTAIVEEQVACIRAKATILATGGLGRIYPCTSNPKVATGDGFAAAWRAGCEMIDMEFVQFHPTTLFLDGAPNFLISEAVRGEGGKLLSIRGERFMEKYHEKGELAPRDVVSRAIQSEMDSTGFPCVFLDITHESEDFILERFPTISDTTKRYGLNINVDLIPVRPGAHFMMGGIRTNTDTQTNLKGLYACGEVACTGVHGANRLASNSLLECLVYGARAGTNAAIFANSYQAPVISGQLQEGFGATTRDALTDNRKLKTDNYSTESIKDVIRETLWKNVSIERNGEGLQETLAELQDLMESLGSVLTNPEVADVATVETVNMLNVALMITQSALARTESRGAHYRADFPTQNDTEWQRRILITRDNTTEAISL
- a CDS encoding aldo/keto reductase → MEIVALGKTGLNVSRLAIGTGSNGWNGRSNQTDLGFETFRDLLLFSYEKGVTFWDSADQYGSHPHVKAALEELPRESVTITTKTTSRTRETVEADVKRFLKEIGSDYVDIVLLHCLTQVDWPQRYPEAMEALVRCKEQGLIRSHGVSCHDYGAFQTSAMMEWVEVVLARINHAGVSMDASPADVIRTMEQMAFAGKGIYGMKVLGMGKLAKDAESQREAIEFVMGLPCVHAMTIGMTSESEVEANVTVVNELSENGL
- a CDS encoding DNA methyltransferase; this translates as MQRGNLKYRDETWDLQNADTKEYTHCFHTYPAMMIPQIARKLLKTYGVERGWLLDPYCGTGTSLVEASLFGMHSVGCDINPLVRLIATAKSTQTCLSTLDETLNTLNDHLFQIEFQEGNIPDAPIPNIFNLAYWFSEESIRCLAYLRDWINKVEDETVRNFILVAFSETVREVSYTRNGEFKLYRMPAEKIDGFKPDVFGIFSKKLSRNRHGLAAFLEKRKNVEVSVSDANTVQGEHPMPRPLGGYDVVITSPPYGDSQTTVAYGQYSRLAAEWIGLPNARKIDKLAMGGQH
- a CDS encoding PaaI family thioesterase, whose protein sequence is MAIENNDNCFVCGMKNPFGFQVKPEIIGDGASVRIECTPAEHLQGWANILHGGILSTLLDEAITYVGIGTFDQPAVTAQLEVRFRNPAPTGVKLLVSAERTKVSKRLVEAKAEVTLSDGTLIATGTGKVVPVSESFAPKVPAQF